Proteins encoded in a region of the Zea mays cultivar B73 chromosome 4, Zm-B73-REFERENCE-NAM-5.0, whole genome shotgun sequence genome:
- the LOC100275671 gene encoding uncharacterized protein LOC100275671, giving the protein MWSLVRRWRWGRRRRTARVVDESALGADGDTDGGAAAPAAGGAVVAPTLGGALARALLALACAIRFDGADVSATEEAWAVTGWRPRAADEVSHLMVRESMRYAIYA; this is encoded by the coding sequence ATGTGGAGCCTGGTGCGGCGATGGCGATGGGGGCGGCGGAGGCGGACGGCGCGGGTGGTGGACGAGAGCGCGCTCGGCGCAGACGGCGATACTGACGGTGGCGCCGCCGCTCCGGCCGCGggcggcgcggtggtggcgccgaCACTGGGTGGCGCTCTAGCCAGGGCGCTGCTGGCGCTGGCGTGCGCCATCCGCTTCGACGGCGCGGACGTCAGCGCGACGGAGGAGGCGTGGGCCGTCACGGGGTGGCGGCCGCGCGCCGCCGACGAGGTCAGCCACCTCATGGTGCGCGAGAGCATGCGCTACGCCATCTACGCGTAG